GCTTCGTGGGCGGCGCGGTGGCGTTGACCATCGATGCGGGCTTCCTCGGCGGTCTGGCGGCCGGTCTGCTGGCGGGCGCGGTGGTGCGGGGCGTCCAACGGCTCAGGGTGCCGTCCGTGCTGCGCGGCATCATGCCGGTCGTGGTCATCCCGCTCGTCGCGTCGGCGGTGGTCGGCTTCCTGATGTTCCTGGTGGTCGGCAAACCGATCGCCGCGCTGCAAGGGGCGCTCACCGACTGGCTGTCCGGGCTGGGCGGCGCCAACGCCGTGCTGCTCGGCGCGCTCCTGGGCCTGATGATGTGCTTCGACCTGGGCGGCCCGGTCAACAAGGTGGCGTACGCCTTCGCCGTGGGCGGCCTGACCACGCCGAACGAGGGTTCCTTGAAGGTCATGGCCGCCGTGATGGCCGCCGGTATGGTGCCGCCGCTGGCGATGGCGCTGGCCACGACCGTGCGGGGCCGCCTGTTCACCCGGGCCGAGCGCGAGAACGGCAAGGCGGCGTGGGTGCTGGGCGCGTCGTTCATCTCGGAGGGCGCGATCCCGTTCGCGGCGGCCGACCCGCTGCGGGTCATCCCGTCGGCGATGGCGGGCGGCGCGGTCACGGGGGCGCTGTCGATGGCGTTCGAGGCGACGCTGCGGGCCCCGCACGGCGGTGTCTTCGTGGTGCCGCTGATCGGCAACCCGTTCCCGTACCTCGCGGCCGTCCTCGCCGGGACGGTCGTGAGCGCGGCCCTGGTCATCGCCCTCAAGTCCGCCCGCAAGCGCCCCCGGGCCGACGGTGAACCGGCCCCCTCCACGGAGCACGAGGCGCCCGCCCCCGCCTGACCCACTGCCCCGCCCGCCGCCCAAGCCCTTCCCCTGCGGGCCGCGGCCCTGCATACTCCCCTCATATTCATCAATATGACTAATCATGTCTATGGCTGGTCGTGTCCCATTCCGGGGGAGGGGAGAGCCGATGGCTCTGCGGCATGCCGTGCTCGCGGCGCTGCTCGACGAGGAACTCAGCGGCTACCAGCTGGCCAAGGCGTTCGGCCTGGGCGTGGCGAACTTCTGGCACGCCCAGCCGCAGCAGCTGTACGCCGAGCTGGCCAGGCTGGAGAAGGACGGACTGGTCACGGGCCGCGAGGTGGTCCAGGAGAACCGGCCCAACAAGCGCCTGTTCAAGGTCACCGACGCGGGCCTCGGAGAGCTGGAGGCGTTCGCGGCGGCCTCCGCCAAGCCGTCGTTCATCCGCGACGACCTGCTCGTCAAGGTCCATGCCGCCGACCACGTCGATACGGACACCCTGATCGCGCAGCTCACCGAACGCGCCGACTTCGCCCGCGCCAAGGCCGAACTGCTCGGCAAGCTGCTGCGCTCCCTGCGCGGGGAGGGGCGCGACGAGGACGAGTACCTGCGGCACGGCGAGCGGATCGGCCCGTACCTGACGTGTCTGCGCGGCCTCGCCTTCGAGGAGGGCAACCGGGACTGGTGCGAACGCACCGCCCAAGTACTCCGCGAGCGCCAGAAGCGGCAGGCGCAGCACGGGCAGCAGGAGCACCAGAAGCGTCCACAGCAGGAGCGTCAGCAGCAGCGCGGAGCGCGGGAGAGGCGGGACGTCCATGCCCGGCGTTGAGTCCCGAGACGACAGCGGGCCCCGAGAGGACGAGCCCCCGCACGGCCGCCACCCCCACCGGTACGCGCGGTACGTGGCGCTGGGCGACAGCCAGACCGAGGGCCTCGGGGACGGCGACGACCTGACCGGCCTGCGCGGCTGGGCGGACCGGTTCGCCGACCACCTCGTACGGCACAGCCCCGGCCTGCGGTACGCGAACCTCGCCGTACGCGGCAGGCTCGCCCATCAGGTCCGCGCCGAGCAACTGGCGCCCGCCCTGGCCCTACGGCCCGACCTGGTCACCGTGGTGGCCGGGATGAACGACCTGCTGCGGCCCCGGTTCGACGCCGACGAGGTCGCCGGGCACCTGGAGGTCATGTTCGCGGCGCTCACGGCGGGCGGCGCCCGGGTCGCCACGCTGACGTTCCCGGACCTGACGCGGATCATCCCGGTCGCCCGCCCGCTAAGCGCCCGCGTCCCCGCCCTGAACGCGCGGATCAGGCAGGCCGCCTCCCGCCACGGCGTCACCGTCGTGGAGACGGTCCACCACCCGGTCGTCACCGACCCCCGCCTGTGGACCCCGGACCGGCTGCACGCCTCGCCGCTCGGCCACCAGCGGATCGCCGACGCCATGGCGCACGCCCTGGGCCTGCCCGGCAGCGACGACGCCTGGACGCGCGCCCTCCCGCCACCGGACACCCAGGCCCCCGGTACCCGGCAGGCGGCCATCGCGGAACTCCGCTGGGCGGCGACCTACCTGGGCCCGTGGCTGGCCCGCAGACTCCGGCGCCGCTCCTCGGGCGACACCCGCACCGCCAAGCGCCCCCGGCTCACACCCGTGCACCCCCCGTCACGGCCCCCCACGGCCCAGCCGGACCGGGATACGCCACACCCCGCGAAGGAACCCACCTAGGCCCCCGAGGGCGTCCTCCCGCACCCCGTGCCGCCGCCCGCGCCCGTAGACGCCGAGCCGACCCGCCCGTACGGCCCGGGCCCGCACCGAGAGCCGCCCGGCCTCCGTGCGGGTCCGCGCGCGCTCACCGGGTCCGCGCCGCGCGTACCTCCATCGCCGCCCGGGCCGTGTGCTCGTCCTCGTACACCTCGCACATGTGCCGGCCGTCCGGCGTCGCCGTGTGCTCGACCTCCCACACGCTCATCTCCGTCCCGTCCATCAGCAGGAACGCGTGCTCGTACAGCGAGAAACCGGCGTCCCGGCCGCCCGCCACTCCGCACTGCCGTCCGAACACCTGCTGGATGTGGTGCGCGAACGCGCCGCGCAGCCGGGCGGCGACGGCCTCGCCCGGCCGGTCGGCGTTCTCCGCGCGGCGCAGCACCCGGCGCGCGTGGTCCGCCGAGTTCTCCAGCACGTACCGGCGCGGCGCCGGCGTGAACGGCCGCACGAGCAGCGCGCTCAGCAGCTCCAGATCCGCGTCCAGGTCGTCGTCCAGCGGATCGGCCCGCCCCACGGTGCAGGGCTGGCCGAACGTCGCCGACAGCCGCGCCGCGGCGAGCCGCACCTCCGCCTCGTCCGCGTACAGCTCGTGGTGGTCCCGGCCGTCCGGGCCCGTGTGGTGCACCAGCTCCCACAGCGTCAGCGACTCGCCGTCAGCCAGCAGGTACGTGTGCCGGTAGGTCGCCCGGTGCAGGGCCGGGCTGTGGTGCGACGAGTGCAGCGCACTCGCGTGAGCCAGCGCGGAACGCAGCCGCTCGACCAGGGCATCGGGCAGGTCGAAGGAGTTGAGCGCCCGCCCCAGGAGCCGCTCGACATGCAGCTCCGTGGTCTCGTACGGATCGTTCCGATCGATCGGATCGTTCAAGGTGGGTCTCCAGGCCGTCGCCGCGTGTTACTCGATGCTTGCTCAAGGTAGTGCCTCGGTACGACAACGCGACCGGCTTCCGGAAAACGAAGGGCGCGCGAGGCTAGTTCCCGCGCGCCCCCTGCCGGAGGGGTCAACGCCCCGCTCCATGCGCTTTGTTCACGCCGTCCAGGCCGTTTGCTCAGCCGTCACCCGAGGGCGCGCCCGGCTCGGACGGTGTTCCGTACAGAGCCCGGTATGACGGGAAGTCGCCACCTGGGCCCTTCAGCGGCCGCGCGGCCAGCACGGCCCGTACGATCGAGCGCGCCACGACATCCGCGGCCGCCTCCAGCACGGCGTTCAGCGCGAGCGGTTCGCGCCCCCGCGTGAGCGGGCGCGCGCCGGTCGCCAGGGTGAAGACGGTGTCCCCGTCGTTCAGCAGGTGAGCGGGCCGAATGGCGCGCGCGATGCCGTCGTGCCCCGCCCCCGCGACCTTCTTGGCTTGAGCCCGCGTCAGGTCGGCGTCCGTTCCGACCACCACGAGCGTCGTGTTCATCAGCGGCGTACTGCTCCGCTCGCGCGCCTCCGCCAGTCGCAGGGCCGCCGCCGCGTGCACCTCGGGCGCCGGATACGCGGGCCGCCCCGGTGTGCCCTCCACCGCGAAGGCCGGGTCGCCGTACGCCCCGTGGAGGACGCCCGTCGATGGGTCGACCGGCGAGCCCACCGCGTTCACCACGACCAGCGCGGCCACCGTCACCCCCGAACCCTCCAGCACCGTCCCGGCCGTGCCGACCCCGCCGCGCAGCCCGCCCGCGACCGCCCCCGTACCGGCGCCCACGTTCCCGCACTCCACCGGGGCGCCCGGTTCCGACGCGGCGGCCGCCTCCACCGCGGCCCGGCCGGTCGCCGCACCGGGCCTCGCCCGCCAGTCGCCGCCCCGCCCCAGGTCGAAGAGGCACGCGGCCGGCACCACCGGCACGACCTGCCCGGCCGCCGGCCCGACCCGGACCCCGCGGCCCTGCTCCTCCAGCCGGGCCATCACGCCCCCGGCCGCGTCCAGCCCGTACGCGCTGCCGCCTGTGAGCACGAGGGCGTCGATCCGGTCCACCAGGTTGCTCGGGTCCAGCGCGTCCGTCTCCCGCGTCCCGGGACCGCCGCCCCGCACGTCCACCGCCGCAACGGCGCCGCCCTCGGGCGCGAGCACGACCGTCGTCCCGCTCAGCGCCCGCTCACCGGGCACCCGCGCGTGCCCCACCCGCAGCCCCGCCACATCCGTCAGCCCACCCATCGATGCCCTGGAATCCATCCCCCCTGCCTAGCACGCACCTCGGCCATCTGACCCGGCCTCTTCCGCACCGCGGCGCGCCGCCCGCCGCCCGCCGCCCGGCGGCGAGCCGGCGCCCCGGCCTGCCGCCCGCCGCCCGCCGCCGGTCCGGCCCGCCCAGGCCCGTCCGGGTCTCCCCTCGCAGCTCGCCGTCGGCCCGTGTGCCGCTCACCAGTGGTTCCGCTCGCCCCCCGTTCCCGCGCCGGCCGTGCGGGCCGTTCCCGCGCCGGCCGTGCGGGCCTGCATGCGTGCCGTCAGGGTCACGCCCGTGACCACCGCGGCCGCCGCCACGAGGCCGGCCGCGGGGACCGCCCAGTCGCCCGCGAAGGTGCAGAGCAGCACACCCAGTGAGGCCACGGGCAGGACGGCCTGCTGGGCGATGCCCACCTTGAAATACCGGGCGTGCAGCACCCAGACCAGCAGCAGGTACAGCGCCGACGGCAGGGTCACCGCGGCCGCCGCCGCGGTCGCCGAGATGTGGGCCTCTCCTGCCACGTGCTCCACGGCGACCTCCAGGCCCGCGCCGATCGCCGCCGCCGACGCGAAGATGAGGTAGTGCCCGTATCCCCAGACGAATCCCTCCTTGCTGGACCGCAGCCGGGCGTGGGCCGGGACGACGAAGTACACCCACCACGCGGCGAACACCAGCAGCAGCCCGCCCGTCGCGATGGGCAGCAGCTCGTCCAGCGCGTCGTTCTCCTCGACGCCCGCCTTCACCGCCACCGTCGCCGCCGCGATCGTCTCGCCCAGCACGATGATCGTGAACAGTCCGTACCGCTCCGCGATGTGGTGCGGGTGCCAGTTCGTCCTGAGCCGGCGCTCCGCCCATACGGGTACCGCCATCTCCGCGAGCGCCATCACCAGGAAAACCCACGGCCTGGCCCCCTCGGGCGTGAACAGCAGCGCGCTCCACCCGGCCTGGCAGGCCAGCACCCCGACCGCGTACCGCACCGCCGTCGTCCGTTCCGGGCCCGAAGCGTGCTGGGCGGCGCGCATCCACTGGGTGGCGAGCGCGATCCGCATCACCACGTACCCGAGCCACACCAGCAGGAAGTCGCGGTTCTCGAACGCGTCCGACACCCCGGCGGCGAGCACCAGGACCCCGGCGATCTGGAGGAGCGTCACCACCCGGTACAAGGCGTCGTCGTTGTCGTACGCCGACGCGAACCAGGTGAAGTTCATCCACGCCCACCAGATTGCGAAGAAGACCATCGCGTAGTTCAGGACGCCCTGGTCCGCGTGGCCCTCGGCGACGGCGTGCACCAGTCCGATGGCCGCCTGGGCCACCGCCACGACGAAGCACAGGTCGAAGAAGAGCTCCAGGGGTGTCGCGGCGCGGTGCTCCTGGTGGCGGTCGCGCGACACCAGCGGCCGCAGCGGCCGTGCGAGGGGTGCCGGGTCGTGTGTCATGCGTCACAGCACAACAGAGGCCGGGCGGCGGTGGCCGCTGTGACGCGCCAGTCGGCGCACGACGCGGCCCGGGCGGTGCGGCGTACGCTGAACGTATGAGTACCGCCCCCACCCCCGGACCGCGCGCTTCGGGGAACCGGCCCGAGTCCGAGAAGAAGAAGCCCGCGCTGGTCTTCGACGATCCGCTGGACCAGCAGTCCGCGGACGATACGGACCGCGGGTGGGGTGAGCGGGCTCCGAGCGGCGGCGACACGGCCGACGATTTGGCCCGCTTCCTGGACGAGAAGCCGCCGCACCACCTCTGAGCCGCCGGGTTCCGGCCTTCCGCGCTCCGAGCCGTGGAGCGCCCAGCCTGCGGCCCCCGAGCCGTGGTGAGCCCAGCCTCCGGTTCGCGAGCAGTGGGGAGCCCACCCCCGGTTCCGCGAGCCGCCGAGGGCCGCGCCTTCCGGCTCTCAGCCCCCGGCTGCCGGGCCTCGGGGTTCGGAGCCGCCCAGTGCCGCGCTTCCGGGCGTGCCTTACGGGATGCGGACGCCCGATCCCGCGGGCGTCTCGCCGCCCCGCTGCTGGACGAGCGCGTCGCGGATGTCCTTCAGCACGTCCAGTTCGGTGGTCTCCACGCTGTCCTGGCCGCCGTGCAGCGCCTTCTCCCGGGCCGCCTTGCGCGCCAGGTACTTGGCCATCGGCAGCACCATCAGGAAGTACACGACCGCGGCCGTGATCAGGAAGCTCAGCGTGGCGCTGAGGACCGAGCCCCACAGGATGGCCACACCACTGGTGACCTCGCCGTTCTGCACCACGCAGGGGCCCTTGAGGCAGGACTGGTAGCCGTCCAGGTTCTGCGTGCCGAAGGCGCCGACGAGCGGGCTGATGACACCCTTCACGATCGCGTTGACGATGTTGGTGAACGCGGCACCGATGACGACGGCCACCGCCAGATCCACCACGTTCCCCCGCATCAGGAACGCCTTGAAGCCTTCCAGCAGGCTCGTCTTGTTCTCCTGGCTCACCTAGGTGCCTTTCGTCGCGTGTGCAGTGGGCGCAGTCATTACGCCGTGCGAGGTATGGGGCCGTCCAATCGGTACACACGGACCGGTGACGGCACTGCCCGTACGTGCGAGTCAGCACAGGACCACCGCCAGGCGCGATGTGGCGGCGGCGGCGACCACGTCCGCGGCGGCGGTCCGCGGCACGGCCAGCACGAGCAGCGCAGCGCCACTCTGCCCCGCGTCGCCCAGCTCGTCCAGACCATGCGGAACATCGCCTTCCCCTTCTGTGCCCGGTACGGAGCCCACGACCCGCGCGGAGCTCCCGCCGGGCAGGGAACGCCCTTCCGGTAGGAGGTCACCGCCCGCCCCGGAACCCTTGCGCGGGGCGTCGGCCAGACCGGGCACGGCCGCGACGCTCGCCCCGGCCGCCACCACCCGCGCCTCCGGGCCGCCGTCCTCCGCCGCCGTACCGGCCGGGGCGACCGGGACGGCGATCACATCCACCCGGTCGCCGGGCCGCAGCAGCCGTACCGTCGCCCCGTCCGCGATCCGCACCGGCACGGAGACCATGTGCGGCGACGCCCGCTGTCCCGTCGCAGGATCACGTACCGGAACCGCAGCCGAGCCCGGCGGCCTCGCCCGCGCGGCGATCGCGTCCGCCTGCCGCGCCTCCTGCCCCGCGTCCACCCCCGCCTCGCGGAAGCCCGAGGCCGCGAGCGCGGCGGCCGTCATCGCGAGTCCGGCCGCCACGGCCCGCCGTCGACGCGGTGCGGCCCGCCATAACCCGGACCGGCCGCCACTCACCCGCAGCGGCGCGAACTGCGGCACAGCACACGTCTCCGGCACGAACGACGCCGGTGGCCCGGACACGGGCGGACCCGGCGAACGCGAACGCGAACGGGGGGAACCTGAAGGCGAGGACGAGGACGTGGGTGAAGGGGGAGGGGTCGCTGGGGCATGCGTACGGGACGCCATGGCTCACCGCCTGTCGTGAGGACTGTCGTCGGCCGAGCGCCGACGCCCCTCACCATCCCTCGTCTCCCCTCACCCCGCTCGGGCCTGTGGACAGCCCGGCGCCCTGTGGAAAACCCCGTCACCCGGAAGAGTGCGAAGGGTCCTTCTCGGCGCGAGGCCCGTCGCTCACAGCAGCGGCAGGTCCTGTTCCGCCCACACCACCTTCCCGCCCGGCGTCCGGCAGGACCCCCAGCGGCGGCACAGCGTGTTGATGAGCTGGAGGCCGCGGCCACCCTCCGCGCTGAGCATGGCGTGCTGGATCTGCGGCAGGTCCGGCCCGCTGTCCGACACCTCCACGCACAGCCTGCTGTGGCGCAGGAGCCGCATGCGGCCGGGGCCGCCGCCGTACCGCAGGGCGTTGCCGACCAGCTCGCTGACGACCAGCTCCATGATGTCGGTGAGATCGGCCAGCTCCCAGTCCTCCAGCTGGGTGCGCACGAGCCTGCGTGCCGTCCGCGCGGCCGTGCCGTCGGCGGGCAGCTCCCACTCCCGCATCACCTCGGCGGTCAAGGCCTGCGGCGCCGCGGCGAGCATGATGGCGTCGTCGAACCGCCGTCCGTCGCCGTCGGCCGTCCTCGCCCAGATCGCGTCGAACGCGTCGGAGAACGGCGGCTGCGGCCCCGACGCCGCGGCGCGCAGGGTGTCCAGCCACACTCCCGCGTCGCTGGTCCGGTTCTTGATCAGGCCGTCCGTGCACATCATGATCCGGCTGCCGGGCGGCGCCTCGACGGTCACCGGGTCGTACGGGATGACCCCGGCGCCCAGGGGAGCGCCCACGGCCACGTCCACGAAGTCGGCGTTCCCCGCCGGGTCGATCAGAAGGGGCGGCAGATGCCCGGCGCTGGCCACGCGGTACGTCCCCAGGGCAGGGTCGTACAGGACGCACAGGCAGGTGGCGACCTGGTCCTCCTCCAGGTCGCGGGCCGCGAGGTCCAGGCGGGCCAGCACCCGTTCGGGCGAGACGTCGAGGTTCAGCAGGGTCCGGGCGACCGTCCGCAGCCGGCCCATGGTGGCGGCGGCCTCCAGGCCATGCGCCATGACGTCCCCGACGACCAGAGCGGTCCGGCCGCCGGGCAGGGGCACGATGTCGAACCAGTCACCGCCCACCCCGCTGGGGTCGACAGCGGGCCGGTAGCTCGACGCGACCTCCAGGCCCAGGGTGGGCGGGGCGGCCTTCGGCAGCAGCGCGCGTTGCAGCGTGACGACCGTTTCGCGCTCCCGCCCGTAGAGCCGGGCGTTGTCGACCAGTACGGCCGCCTTCGACGCCAGCTGGCCCGCCAGCGCCATGTCGGCGGGAGTGAAGGCGGGGCGTCCGGCGCAGCGGATGAAGTCGGCGATGCCGATCAGCACGCCCCGCGAGATCAGCGGCACGACCATGTAGCTGTGCACACCCGCCTCCTTCAGGAGCCGTGCCGCGTGCGGGGTGGGGGCGATGCTCTCGTACTGGTCCGGGGCGATCCGCCGCACCAGGTGGGCGCGGCCGGTGACCAGGCACCGGTGGGCGAGCTTCGGTGCCGGGTGGAGGGTGGTCAGCTCACCGACCGGGTCGGGTTCGAGGTTGGCGAGCCGGTCGATCGCGGACACCGCCATGGCGCGGGCGAGCGGGACCTTGGCCCCGGTCGGCCGGCTCGCCCCGCCGCCGCGCAGTACGGACTCCAGCAGATCGACCGCCGCCCCGTCGGCGAGGGTGGGCACCGTGAAGTCGGCCAGCTCCTGGGCGGTGCGCTGGAGGTCGAGGGTGGTTCCGATACGGGAGTCCGCCTCGTTCAGCCACGCCAGGCGGCGCGCGTCGGCCAGCGTAGTGACCGCGCTCACGGCACGCCGGAACGTTTCACTGAGCCGCTCGAGCCCTGACATGCCGGCCACGCGGGTCCGAGCGAGGGGGGCCATGCAGTGCACCTCCGTTGTTGGTCAGCTCCGCGGTGACACTCCGATTCTGCTCTCGTACGCGCCTCACAGCCTTCCGGCCGTGCCGTGCGGGGAGCAGACCGCCCGCCGGGGCACCCTCCTGCGGCCGCACGGCGGAGGTACGGCATGTGCCCACGGCGGGCGACAGACGGTACCCGGCCACAGCGGGCCCGCACAGACGCGCGGACCACATAGATCGCTCAGCCGGGCGCAGCGGCACCCACCGCACCCACCCCGCGCCCCCGGCGCAGCGGCACCCACCGCACGGACCGCCCACCCGGCGCAGCGGCACCGCCGGGCCCCCGGCCACAAGGCCCGGCACCGCACAGTGGCACCCGTCACGCAGATCGCGCAGCCGCGCCCGCAGATCAGGGCCGGCGGAGCGGCTACGGCGGTTACGGCAGTTCGATGCCCAGGTCCCACCCGTCGTGGGCGTGGGTGCACAGGCACGACCTGCTGTCCGCCGTGGGCAGTGCGGCGACCGCGTCGAAGAGGACGGCCCGCAGCCGCTCGACGTTCTCGCCGAACACCCGCAGCACCTCCGTGTGCGACACGCCCTCGCCCGTCTCGGCGCCCGCGTCGAGGTCCGTGACCAGGGCCATCGACGTGTAGCAGAGACCCAGCTCGCGCGCGAGGACCGCCTCGGGGTGGCCGGTCATGCCGACGACGGACCAGCCCATCGCGGCGTGCCAGCGGGACTCCGCGCGCGTGGAGAAGCGCGGGCCCTCGACGACGACCATCGTGCCGCCGTCCACGGCGTCCCAGCCCCGGCCCTCCGCGGCCCGCAGGGCGATCTTGCGCCCGTCGGGGCAGTACGGGTCGGCGAACGTCGTGTGGACGACGTTGGGCACCGTGCCGTCCGGCAGTGGCTCCCCGTCGAAGAACGTCTGCACGCGCGACTTCGTACGGTCCACCAGCTGGTCCGGTACGAGGAGGGTGCCCGGCCCGTACTCGGCGCGCAGCCCGCCCACCGCGCACGGCCCCAGTACCTGGCGGACGCCGACGGAGCGCAGCGCCCACAGGTTGGCCCGGTAGTTGATCCGGTGCGGCGGCAGCCGGTGGCCCCGCCCGTGCCGGGGCAGGAACGCGACCCGGCGTCCGGCCACCTCGCCGAGGAACAGCGAGTCGCTGGGGCTGCCGTACGGGGTGGTGACCTCGACCTCCGTCACGTCCTCCAGGAACGAGTAGAAGCCGGAACCGCCGATCACGCCGATCTCTGCATGCGTCGCCATGCGGCACACCCTAGACGCGCCTCCCACGCGCCCCGAAGCCCCCTGCCCCCACCAGCCACGGCCGGTACGCCCCCGAAGCCCGCAGGCCCCCGAAACGCCCTAACAGCGCCCGGGAACGCCGAAGGCCCCGCCGGGCGGACGGCGGGGCCTTGGAAAGGCGTACTGCGGCGCGGTGTCAGGCGGCGGAGCTGGTGCCGCCGCTGCCGCCCGTGCTCGACGCCGCGGGCTTGGCGTCCGAGGACGACGAGCCGGACGACGAGGCGGAGCCGGACGACGAAGCGGACTTCGACGACGCGGGGGAGCTGCTGGAGGAGGCGCCGCGGCTGTCGTTGCGGTAGAAGCCGGAGCCCTTGAAGACGATACCGACGGCCGAGAACACCTTCTTCAGGCGTCCCTGGCAGCTCGGGCACTCGGTCAGGGCGTCATCGGTGAACTTCTGCACCGCCTCGAGGCCCTCGCCGCACTCGGTGCACTGGTACTGGTACGTCGGCACTTGTCTTCCTCCTGGCACTCTCACTCGATGAGTGCTAACGACGAACAATAGTGACGCATTCCGCCGCGTCAGTCCACCGTCACCGGCACGCGGTGACCGATGCCACGCGCGACGGCCCGGCTCTCGGGCGCCGGAGCGGGGGTGGCGAGCCGCGACCGGAGCGCCACCAGGGTGACCAGCGCGAGCGCCGTACCGCCCAGCGGCACCAGGAACCCGGCGGCCGAGCCGTACGTGTCCGCGAGGCGCCCCGCGACCGTCACGGCGGCGGCCTGGCCCAGCGCGACGGCGCCGGTCAGCCAGGTGAACGCCTCGGTGCGGGCGGAGGCCGGCACCAGGGACTCGACCAGCGTGTACCCGGTGATCAGCGCGGGCGCGATGCACAGGCCCACGACGAGTCCGAGCGCGCCGAGCAGCAGTACCGACTGGGCGGACCACAGCAGCGAGGCGGCCAGGGTGAGCGCCGAGTACCCGACGATCAGGCGGCGCCGCGGCCCGGACTTCCAGGCGATGGCGCCGACGGCGATGCCGGCCAGCATGTTGCCCGCGGCGAACAGGCCGTACAGCAGGCCGTTCATGCCGGGGTCACCGATCTCCTCGGTGAACGCCGTCAGCGAGACCTGCATACCGCCGAAGACGGAGCCGATCCCCAGGAACGCCACCACCAGCACGCGGATGCCCGGCACGGACATCGCCGACGTGCGGGGCCTCGCCCCGGCGCCGGAGTGCAGCCCGTGGGCGGGCTGGGTGCGCTTCTGGGCGGCGAACAGCAGACCGCCGACGAGCGTCAGGGACGCCTCGGCGATCAGACCCGCGGCGGGGTGTACGCCGGTGCACAGCGCCGTCGCGAGTACGGGGCCCACGACGAAGGTGAACTCGTCCGTCACGGACTCGAACGCCGCCGCCGTGGACATGAGGGGCGAACCGTCCAGCCGGGCCGCCCAGCGGGCCCGCACCATGGGGCCGACCTGCGGGACGGACGCGCCGCTCGGCACGGCCGCCGCGAACAGCGCCCACAGCGGGGCGTCCGCCAGGGCGAGGACCGTCAGCAGGGACACCGAGGCGGCGTGCAGGAGGACGCCGGGGACCAGGACGGCGCGCTGCCCGAACCGGTCGGCGAGCTTGCCGCTCTGCGGGGCGAACAGCGCCATGGACACGCCGGTCACCGCGGCGACGGCGCCCGCGCTGCCGTACGAGCCCGTGGTGTGCTGAACCAGCAGGACGATGCCGATGGTGAGCATCGCGAACGGCTGTCGCGCCGCGAATCCGGGCAGCAGGAACGTCCACGCGCCGGGGGTGCGCAGCAGCTGCCCGTATCCGGGACGCTTCACAGCGTCGGAGGTGACCGTGGATGCCACGGCCCGTGCCTTTCTGCCGCCTGGTAGCGCTCACCGGGGTGCCGGGAGCCGCCGAGGGCTGTCCTCTTGCGCGGGAGCGCGGTAGATACCGGAGCCCCGCGGAAGGGGGACTCGGCCGCCATACGGTCGCGCCAGCCCTGCATCAGGCAGAGTTGGTTCGATCAAGTGTGCCTTCATGGTACAGGGAGCGGGCGGGGTGGTTCCTGTGAAATGTGCTACGCGCCACTTCACC
This genomic window from Streptomyces thermolilacinus SPC6 contains:
- a CDS encoding S-methyl-5'-thioadenosine phosphorylase, which gives rise to MATHAEIGVIGGSGFYSFLEDVTEVEVTTPYGSPSDSLFLGEVAGRRVAFLPRHGRGHRLPPHRINYRANLWALRSVGVRQVLGPCAVGGLRAEYGPGTLLVPDQLVDRTKSRVQTFFDGEPLPDGTVPNVVHTTFADPYCPDGRKIALRAAEGRGWDAVDGGTMVVVEGPRFSTRAESRWHAAMGWSVVGMTGHPEAVLARELGLCYTSMALVTDLDAGAETGEGVSHTEVLRVFGENVERLRAVLFDAVAALPTADSRSCLCTHAHDGWDLGIELP
- a CDS encoding FmdB family zinc ribbon protein; the encoded protein is MPTYQYQCTECGEGLEAVQKFTDDALTECPSCQGRLKKVFSAVGIVFKGSGFYRNDSRGASSSSSPASSKSASSSGSASSSGSSSSDAKPAASSTGGSGGTSSAA
- a CDS encoding MFS transporter — protein: MASTVTSDAVKRPGYGQLLRTPGAWTFLLPGFAARQPFAMLTIGIVLLVQHTTGSYGSAGAVAAVTGVSMALFAPQSGKLADRFGQRAVLVPGVLLHAASVSLLTVLALADAPLWALFAAAVPSGASVPQVGPMVRARWAARLDGSPLMSTAAAFESVTDEFTFVVGPVLATALCTGVHPAAGLIAEASLTLVGGLLFAAQKRTQPAHGLHSGAGARPRTSAMSVPGIRVLVVAFLGIGSVFGGMQVSLTAFTEEIGDPGMNGLLYGLFAAGNMLAGIAVGAIAWKSGPRRRLIVGYSALTLAASLLWSAQSVLLLGALGLVVGLCIAPALITGYTLVESLVPASARTEAFTWLTGAVALGQAAAVTVAGRLADTYGSAAGFLVPLGGTALALVTLVALRSRLATPAPAPESRAVARGIGHRVPVTVD